A region from the Triticum aestivum cultivar Chinese Spring chromosome 3D, IWGSC CS RefSeq v2.1, whole genome shotgun sequence genome encodes:
- the LOC123077906 gene encoding KH domain-containing protein HEN4, with the protein MASHAYPSKRPFQKKYSEHNGRAKWQKTKHAPSQQPQLTIQPGVPLIRILCPTEKCGNVIGKGGSIIAKIRQENGVKIRVDEAVPGCDERVIVITTVEKDKEASHEQGKENDGGTAVSADGEHEKEKDHSKEEKDDSDNAHGKEEQDDAERDDSKEENDDSSVAKTTKLEPERVIPSAMNAVLHVFDRIFITESENGTGDASGQKTPLSFRLLVLDSQVGSLLGIRGSVIKQMSADSGCEIRVSKENLPLCALLKDELCQINGELDSVRKGLNAVAQVLFTHPPRESDVVPVVHPSGSSSRTFDRSDGLPPGMPPNFHLPFQGPSHARGPFDTIDQRPNVAPFPTFPDQRSNIPPFSAFPDALMHGNASVPPEPLTFRLLCSSDKVGSIIGKGGNSIKTIQKDTGCEIKILETIPKSDDHIIIISGPAHPGDGISPAQNAILHVQRKITPPTSNKEGPAISRLIVSPNQVGCLLGKGGSIIAEMRKLSKAHIIVLSKDKIPRGVQEIDEVVQITGDSEAIQEALMQITARLRNNLFRDRMASMGPSMQPPFGLLDPQFGAFAGIHESTSPRIYPNASQFHKDFMGRPLDEMPAPWTTKDVGDPMSISGIPGMAHRGMGGFSGPVHSSRPIITGNIMVPRLVIPALCGHDGGCLNLIREFSGAKITIDEPLADSIDTPVMISGTPDQMHAARSLVQAFVLSEPPAS; encoded by the exons ATGGCTTCGCATGCGTACCCTTCCAAGAGACCATTCCAGAAGAAGTATTCAGAACACAATGGTCGGGCCAAGTGGCAAAAGACAAAACATGCTCCTTCACAGCAGCCTCAGCTGACAATACAGCCTGGAGTTCCTCTTATCCGCATTCTTTGCCCTACTGAGAAATGTGGGAATGTTATTGGTAAAGGTGGTAGCATCATTGCAAAGATAAGGCAAGAAAACGGAGTGAAAATCCGGGTTGATGAAGCAGTCCCTGGTTGCGACGAGAGAGTTATTGTCATAACTACCGTTGAGAAGGACAAAGAAGCTAGCCACGAGCAAGGTAAAGAGAATGATGGTGGTACTGCTGTTTCTGCTGATGGCGAGCATGAGAAGGAGAAAGACCACAGTAAGGAAGAAAAAGATGATTCAGATAATGCCCACGGcaaggaagaacaagatgatgcaGAGAGAGATGACagcaaggaagaaaatgatgattCCTCTGTTGCAAAAACTACAAAGTTGGAGCCAGAGAGGGTAATACCATCAGCAATGAACGCTGTTTTGCATGTCTTTGATAGGATTTTTATAACTGAAAGTGAAAATGGAACTGGAGATGCATCAGGCCAGAAAACTCCTCTTTCTTTCAGATTGTTGGTGCTAGATAGCCAAGTAGGTTCGCTTTTGGGAATTCGAGGTAGTGTGATTAAGCAAATGTCCGCTGACAGTGGCTGTGAAATCCGAGTTTCAAAGGAGAATCTTCCTTTATGTGCTTTACTCAAAGATGAACTTTGTCAG ATTAATGGAGAGCTTGACTCAGTTAGGAAAGGTCTGAATGCAGTGGCTCAAGTGCTCTTTACTCACCCCCCTAGGGAAAGTGATGTAGTTCCTGTTGTTCATCCTTCTGGTTCATCATCACGCACCTTCGATCGCTCAGATGGTCTTCCTCCAGGAATGCCACCTAACTTTCATCTCCCTTTTCAAGGGCCATCCCATGCCAGGGGACCTTTTGATACCATTGACCAAAGGCCAAATGTTGCACCTTTCCCAACTTTTCCTGACCAACGCTCAAACATTCCTCCCTTTTCTGCTTTTCCTGATGCTCTCATGCATGGCAACGCTTCAGTTCCTCCAGAACCTCTCACCTTCAGGCTATTATGTTCAAGTGACAAGGTCGGAAGTATTATAGGGAAGGGTGGAAACAGTATCAAGACTATTCAGAAAGATACCGGTTGTGAAATAAAAATTCTCGAGACTATTCCAAAGTCAGATgatcacatcataatcatctctGGACCGGCG CATCCAGGTGATGGCATTTCCCCAGCACAGAATGCAATTCTGCATGTGCAGCGTAAAATCACGCCACCCACCTCTAACAAGGAGGGTCCTGCAATATCTAGGCTGATTGTTTCACCTAACCAAGTTGGCTGCCTCCTTGGCAAAGGTGGCAGTATCATAGCTGAAATGAGGAAGCTGTCAAAAGCTCATATAATAGTGCTGAGCAAAGACAAGATCCCAAGGGGTGTACAAGAAATTGATGAAGTTGTTCAG ATAACCGGGGATTCTGAGGCTATTCAGGAAGCTCTGATGCAGATAACTGCTAGGCTACGTAACAATCTTTTCCGGGACAGAATGGCTTCAATGGGTCCCAGTATGCAGCCACCTTTTGGTTTGCTGGATCCCCAGTTTGGTGCATTTGCGGGAATCCATGAATCTACATCTCCTAGAATTTATCCTAATGCATCTCAGTTTCATAAAGATTTCATGGGACGACCATTGGATGAGATGCCTGCTCCTTGGACCACAAAG GATGTTGGTGATCCGATGTCAATATCTGGCATTCCTGGAATGGCACACAGAGGAATGGGTGGATTCTCTGG TCCTGTTCATTCATCTAGGCCAATCATAACTGGAAATATCATGGTTCCAAGATTAGTTATACCTGCTCTATGTGGGCATGATGGAGGTTGTTTGAATCTGATTCGCGAG TTTTCAGGAGCTAAGATAACAATCGATGAACCGCTAGCTGATTCCATCGATACACCTGTTATGATATCTGGCACACCGGATCAGATGCATGCAGCCCGAAGTCTTGTTCAAGCATTTGTTCTAAGTGAACCACCTGCCTCATGA
- the LOC123077908 gene encoding uncharacterized protein, giving the protein MGCSGSKEVAVAEVAYRPPATSVSLFDISAVEEPWLIAKQNAATNGDVEAEQSDDEYEDDDEEEEEEEQDAKKPTAGVALPILDKLDGYELAPASWSEVSKALEDIKPTLDSKQTTDPKPAPKKKKKKKKQPAEAQAQPAAPPPTQKEQTSQTPSVAGTGEAAKKAPPPPTPYARGASDSDTRKPAPPELTGRRVVKENPFLLRDRETKNADGTATAPKWRRRDPFEGYPERRPPGASGGGVVLYTTTLRGVRRTFEECERARAAVEMCAEAAGLTVDERDVALHGEYLRELRELLAADEEQGAGVSPPPRLFVMGRYLGGAEACAELVESGKLAEMLRWARARGEACAAKDGRGCEGCGGARFVPCLECGGGCKVVVGGTGGVVERCGKCNENGLMMCPICH; this is encoded by the coding sequence ATGGGTTGCTCGGGCTCCAAGGAAGTGGCGGTGGCCGAGGTTGCCTACCGCCCTCCGGCCACCAGCGTTTCCCTCTTCGACATCAGCGCCGTCGAGGAGCCGTGGCTCATCGCCAAGCAGAACGCCGCCACCAACGGCGACGTCGAGGCAGAGCAGAGTGATGACGAATACgaagacgacgatgaagaggaggaggaggaagagcaggaCGCCAAGAAGCCCACCGCCGGCGTGGCGCTCCCTATCCTCGACAAGCTCGACGGCTACGAGCTCGCGCCGGCGTCGTGGTCCGAGGTGAGCAAGGCCCTTGAAGACATCAAGCCTACGCTCGACTCCAAGCAAACGACGGACCCCAAGCCTGCccccaagaagaaaaagaagaagaagaagcaaccagCTGAGGCACAGGCCCAGCCGGCGGCACCGCCGCCAACTCAGAAGGAGCAGACGTCCCAGACGCCGTCTGTTGCCGGCACGGGAGAGGCTGCCAAGAAggccccgccaccgccgacgccgtACGCGCGTGGCGCATCGGATTCTGACACGAGGAAGCCCGCGCCGCCGGAGCTCACAGGGCGGCGCGTCGTGAAAGAAAACCCCTTCCTGCTGCGGGACCGCGAGACCAAGAACGCGGACGGGACCGCCACCGCGCCCAAGTGGCGCCGGAGGGACCCGTTTGAGGGGTATCCCGAGCGACGCCCCCCGGGCgcgagcggcggcggggtggtgctgTACACGACGACGCTCCGTGGCGTGCGGCGCACGTTCGAGGAATGCGAGCGCGCGCGTGCGGCGGTCGAGATGTGCGCGGAGGCGGCGGGCCTGACCGTGGACGAGCGCGACGTGGCGCTGCACGGGGAGTACCTGCGCGAGCTCCGGGAGCTGCTGGCGGCCGACGAGGAGCAGGGCGCCGGCGTCTCGCCGCCGCCGAGGCTGTTCGTGATGGGGCGGTACCTGGGCGGCGCGGAGGCGTGCGCGGAGCTGGTGGAGAGCGGGAAGCTGGCGGAGATGCTGCGTTGGGCCAGGGCGCGCGGGGAGGCGTGCGCGGCCAAGGACGGCCGCGGCTGCGAGGGGTGCGGCGGGGCGCGGTTCGTGCCGTGCCTGGAGTGCGGCGGCGGCTGCAAGGTGgtggtcggcggcaccggcggcgtGGTCGAGAGGTGCGGCAAGTGCAACGAGAACGGCTTGATGATGTGCCCCATCTGCCACTGA